The proteins below are encoded in one region of Microbacterium pygmaeum:
- a CDS encoding alpha/beta fold hydrolase produces MDTVNSTDGTSIAYSAQGDGPVIVIVNGALSRAVDADPLAAALADAGFRAVTWDRRARGDSEDARGSTPEREVEDLAAVIETVGGAAGVLGHSSGAVLALYAASAGVPVGALFLSEPPLRFGADEPADDLAERLQKLVDDGELEEAITTFQLENIGLPQEMVDQFRSSEQFAAVVPLAQSTVYDTTLVRQVSTPPPSMLSVGSPVTILRGEQTFPMLITGSDRLADEIEGAELVIVPESVMHRPDPAATAAVVRDRLR; encoded by the coding sequence ATGGACACGGTGAACTCCACAGACGGAACCTCGATCGCCTACAGCGCTCAGGGCGACGGCCCGGTGATCGTGATCGTGAACGGAGCGCTCTCGCGTGCAGTCGATGCCGATCCGCTCGCGGCTGCGCTCGCGGACGCCGGCTTTCGCGCGGTGACGTGGGATCGACGCGCGCGCGGCGACAGCGAGGATGCCCGTGGGTCGACCCCGGAGCGGGAGGTCGAAGACCTCGCCGCCGTGATCGAGACGGTCGGCGGGGCTGCCGGGGTGCTCGGCCACTCGTCGGGAGCAGTGCTCGCGCTGTACGCGGCGTCGGCCGGGGTGCCGGTCGGCGCGCTGTTCCTGTCCGAACCGCCCTTGCGATTCGGAGCGGACGAGCCGGCAGACGACCTCGCCGAGCGACTGCAGAAGCTGGTCGACGACGGCGAACTCGAAGAGGCCATCACGACGTTCCAGCTCGAGAACATCGGCCTGCCGCAGGAGATGGTCGACCAGTTCCGCTCCAGCGAGCAGTTCGCGGCCGTGGTGCCCCTGGCCCAGTCGACCGTCTACGACACGACGCTGGTGCGCCAGGTCTCCACGCCGCCGCCGTCGATGCTGAGCGTCGGCTCGCCTGTCACCATCCTGCGCGGCGAGCAGACCTTCCCGATGCTGATCACCGGCTCCGACCGGCTCGCCGACGAGATCGAGGGGGCAGAGCTCGTCATCGTTCCCGAATCGGTGATGCATCGTCCGGATCCGGCGGCGACGGCCGCCGTCGTCCGCGATCGGCTGCGCTGA
- a CDS encoding alpha/beta fold hydrolase: MRRARAFWRWTGLIASGLILAGCAAQTNPDAAEPSPAASADAPISGTFDVGDDRKMYLECAGSGSPTVVLISGQRASADDWKIVADGVSSPSVWSLVADDTRVCAYDRPGTPVGDAPSRSDPVAQPAGAQRMADDLSALLDAAGITPPLVLAAHSAGGLVARLYAAEHPDRVSGMVLVDALSEGLRDAMTADQWALQKPLLRGDIDASILEYPALEWIDADTSFAQLKAAPAMAQMPLVVISADEPIGPSIPALKAAGAIGQEIPDDFGFVTDAAQHDSQAYLASRVAGAVHITETDSGHNVHYQRPALVADAIIDVVDRVRRGVDVAAD; this comes from the coding sequence ATGCGGCGTGCGAGGGCGTTCTGGCGATGGACCGGCCTGATCGCGAGCGGACTCATCCTCGCGGGATGCGCTGCCCAGACGAACCCGGACGCGGCTGAGCCGAGTCCGGCGGCCTCCGCCGATGCGCCCATCTCGGGCACCTTCGACGTCGGCGACGACCGGAAGATGTACCTCGAGTGCGCCGGGAGCGGCTCGCCCACCGTCGTGCTGATCTCCGGTCAGCGCGCCTCGGCGGACGACTGGAAGATCGTCGCCGACGGCGTCTCGTCGCCGTCGGTCTGGTCGCTCGTCGCCGACGACACGCGCGTGTGCGCGTACGACCGCCCTGGGACCCCCGTCGGCGATGCGCCGAGTCGCAGCGATCCGGTCGCGCAGCCTGCCGGCGCGCAGCGCATGGCCGACGACCTCAGCGCGCTCCTGGATGCCGCCGGGATCACCCCGCCGCTCGTCCTGGCCGCGCACTCCGCCGGCGGGCTGGTCGCGCGGCTGTACGCGGCAGAGCATCCCGATCGCGTATCGGGGATGGTGCTCGTCGACGCCCTGTCCGAGGGGCTTCGCGACGCCATGACCGCCGATCAGTGGGCGCTGCAGAAGCCGTTGCTCCGCGGCGACATCGATGCGTCGATCCTGGAGTATCCGGCCCTGGAGTGGATCGATGCGGACACGAGCTTCGCGCAGCTGAAAGCCGCGCCCGCGATGGCGCAGATGCCCCTCGTGGTGATCTCCGCGGACGAGCCGATCGGGCCCTCGATCCCGGCGTTGAAGGCCGCGGGGGCGATCGGGCAGGAGATCCCGGACGACTTCGGATTCGTCACCGATGCCGCACAGCACGACAGCCAGGCGTACCTCGCCTCCCGCGTGGCCGGGGCCGTGCACATCACCGAGACCGACAGCGGCCACAACGTGCACTACCAGCGGCCGGCACTCGTGGCAGATGCGATCATCGACGTGGTCGACCGCGTGCGCCGCGGCGTGGACGTCGCGGCGGACTGA
- a CDS encoding LacI family DNA-binding transcriptional regulator, with protein sequence MHTGITTAALPAHVTIEEVASAAGVSRSTVSRVVNGSTAVSPSALEAVRRAIAELNYVPNRAARSLASRQTHALALVVPEDTTRFFGDPFFAAIVSGINSRLGRSDYVLNLFIASDDPGDKTTAYLRSGSVDGAFIVSHHTSDTFIDRIAAAVPVVYGGRPVQERESAYYVDVDNVRGGREATDYLVQRGFTRIATISGPVTMPAGIDRLDGYRAALAGAGLEEVAVEDGNFTADGGSAAMSRILESGVEFDALFIASDLMARGALAVLGRAGIRVPEDIAIVGFDDSPVATSVTPKLTTMRQPSLAQGEQMASVLLDLLAGRSPQHVTMLDTELIVRDSV encoded by the coding sequence ATGCACACGGGGATCACCACCGCAGCGCTCCCGGCGCACGTGACGATCGAGGAGGTCGCCTCGGCAGCCGGGGTCTCGCGCTCCACGGTCTCGCGCGTGGTGAACGGCTCGACTGCGGTCAGCCCCTCCGCGCTGGAGGCGGTCCGGCGTGCGATCGCCGAGCTGAACTACGTCCCCAACCGCGCGGCGCGATCCCTGGCGAGCCGGCAGACCCACGCGCTTGCCCTCGTCGTCCCCGAGGACACGACCCGCTTCTTCGGAGACCCGTTCTTCGCGGCGATCGTGTCGGGCATCAACTCGCGACTGGGGCGTTCCGACTACGTGCTGAACCTCTTCATCGCCAGCGACGACCCCGGCGACAAGACGACGGCGTATCTGCGCAGCGGCAGCGTCGACGGCGCCTTCATCGTCTCGCACCACACCAGCGACACCTTCATCGACCGGATCGCCGCCGCCGTCCCCGTCGTCTACGGCGGTCGGCCGGTGCAGGAGCGCGAGAGCGCCTATTACGTCGACGTCGACAACGTACGGGGCGGCCGGGAGGCGACCGACTACCTGGTGCAGCGGGGTTTCACGCGCATCGCGACGATCAGCGGGCCGGTGACGATGCCGGCCGGCATCGACCGGCTCGACGGCTATCGGGCGGCGCTGGCGGGGGCGGGGCTCGAGGAGGTGGCCGTCGAGGACGGCAACTTCACGGCGGACGGCGGCTCGGCGGCGATGAGCCGCATCCTCGAGAGCGGCGTGGAATTCGACGCCCTGTTCATCGCGAGCGATCTCATGGCGCGCGGCGCGCTGGCAGTCCTGGGCCGCGCCGGCATCCGCGTTCCGGAGGACATCGCGATCGTCGGCTTCGACGATTCTCCGGTTGCGACCTCGGTCACGCCGAAATTGACCACCATGCGCCAGCCGTCGCTCGCGCAGGGCGAGCAGATGGCCAGCGTCCTGCTGGACCTGCTCGCCGGTCGCAGCCCGCAGCACGTCACGATGCTCGACACCGAGCTGATCGTGCGGGACTCGGTCTAG
- a CDS encoding MFS transporter: protein MPERNPWPALWALVIGFFMILVDTTIVSVANPAIKQALDPSTNNLDNVVWVTSAYLLAYAVPLLVTGRLGDRFGPKRIYLIGLVIFTLASLACGLSGTLEMLIIARAVQGIGAALMTPQTMAVITRTFPPNRRGAAMGLWGATAGVATLVGPLAGGLLVDAFGWQWIFFINIPVGIAAFVLAWIFVPNLATHPHRFDVIGVVLSGVGLFLIVFGLQEGEHYDWAAWVWGMIVAGIVVMGIFIWTQARTKSEPLVPLDLFKDRNFGVSNFAIAAVGFTVTSMSLPLMFFIQLARGLTPTQSALLLIPMAVLSGVLAPFAGKLLDRTDPRFLLVPGLLMVGGSLLWYASLMNVDTPIWMFLLPSALMGIGNAGMWGPLATTATRNLPMHQAGAGSGIYNTTRTVGSVIGSAAIAAFMQNRLEANLPGAADAAGSFGGGTLPPFVVDGFSQAMAQSILLPAGVMIIGVIAVLFLRRPVTTAATADWKAAQTEIPAR from the coding sequence ATCCCCGAACGCAACCCGTGGCCGGCGCTGTGGGCGCTGGTCATCGGGTTCTTCATGATCCTGGTGGACACCACGATCGTCTCGGTCGCGAACCCCGCGATCAAACAAGCCCTGGACCCGTCGACCAACAACCTCGACAACGTCGTGTGGGTGACCTCGGCGTACCTTCTCGCGTACGCCGTGCCGCTGCTGGTGACGGGCCGCCTCGGTGACCGGTTCGGGCCGAAGCGGATCTACCTCATCGGGCTGGTGATCTTCACGCTCGCCTCCCTCGCCTGCGGTCTGTCCGGCACGCTCGAGATGCTGATCATCGCCCGGGCGGTCCAGGGCATCGGTGCAGCGCTGATGACGCCCCAGACCATGGCCGTCATCACCCGCACCTTCCCGCCGAACCGGCGCGGTGCGGCGATGGGACTGTGGGGAGCGACGGCCGGTGTCGCCACGCTCGTCGGCCCGCTCGCCGGCGGCCTGCTCGTGGACGCGTTCGGCTGGCAGTGGATCTTCTTCATCAACATCCCCGTCGGCATCGCGGCGTTCGTGCTGGCCTGGATCTTCGTGCCGAACCTGGCGACCCACCCGCACCGCTTCGACGTCATCGGCGTGGTCCTCAGCGGCGTCGGCCTGTTCCTGATCGTCTTCGGACTCCAGGAGGGCGAGCACTACGACTGGGCCGCATGGGTGTGGGGCATGATCGTGGCCGGCATCGTCGTGATGGGCATCTTCATCTGGACGCAGGCGCGCACCAAGAGCGAGCCGCTGGTCCCCCTGGACCTGTTCAAGGACCGCAATTTCGGCGTCTCGAACTTCGCCATCGCCGCCGTGGGCTTCACCGTGACGAGCATGTCGCTGCCGCTGATGTTCTTCATCCAGCTGGCGCGGGGCCTCACGCCCACGCAGTCCGCGCTGCTGCTGATCCCGATGGCGGTCCTCTCCGGCGTGCTCGCGCCGTTCGCCGGGAAGCTGCTCGATCGCACCGATCCGCGCTTCCTGCTGGTGCCCGGCCTGCTCATGGTCGGCGGATCCCTGCTCTGGTACGCGTCGCTGATGAACGTCGACACCCCGATCTGGATGTTCCTGCTCCCGTCGGCCCTGATGGGCATCGGCAATGCCGGCATGTGGGGACCGCTGGCGACCACCGCGACCCGCAACTTGCCGATGCACCAGGCGGGCGCCGGCTCGGGCATCTACAACACCACCCGCACGGTCGGCTCCGTCATCGGCTCGGCGGCCATCGCGGCCTTCATGCAGAACCGCCTCGAGGCGAACCTGCCGGGCGCGGCGGATGCGGCCGGCAGCTTCGGCGGCGGCACCCTTCCGCCGTTCGTGGTCGACGGCTTCTCGCAGGCCATGGCGCAGTCGATCCTGCTCCCGGCCGGGGTCATGATCATCGGCGTGATCGCCGTGCTGTTCCTGCGTCGACCGGTCACCACCGCGGCCACCGCCGACTGGAAGGCCGCGCAGACGGAGATCCCCGCACGCTGA
- a CDS encoding phosphoribosylaminoimidazolesuccinocarboxamide synthase: MTSPLALPGWRHVYSGKVRDLYVPSDSPADERANRMLVVASDRVSAFDVVLEPGIPDKGVLLTTLSLWWFDSLAGADGGRSIPNHLVSDHTLGDEDRSAIPAEVTGRAMLVRSLDMQPIECVVRGYLTGSGWAEYTERGTVCGIRLPSGLANGDRLPAPIFTPAYKAPLGEHDENISFEQTIQIVGEPTAEELRDLSLEIYERAARTAEARGLILADTKFEFGRDETGVLTLADEVLTSDSSRYWDAAGYETGTTPAERMASFDKQIVRDWLAANWDKTGVAPQLPAEIVERTADRYRELLERLSG, encoded by the coding sequence GTGACCTCTCCCCTCGCTCTGCCCGGCTGGCGCCACGTCTACTCGGGCAAGGTGCGCGATCTGTACGTGCCTTCCGACTCGCCGGCGGATGAGCGGGCGAATCGGATGCTGGTGGTGGCCAGCGACCGCGTCAGCGCCTTCGACGTCGTGCTCGAGCCGGGGATCCCCGACAAGGGTGTGCTGCTGACGACGCTGAGCCTGTGGTGGTTCGACTCACTCGCCGGTGCGGACGGCGGCCGGTCGATCCCCAACCACCTCGTCTCCGATCACACGCTCGGCGACGAGGATCGCTCGGCGATCCCCGCCGAAGTGACCGGCCGCGCGATGCTCGTCCGCAGCCTCGACATGCAGCCCATCGAGTGCGTCGTGCGCGGATATCTGACCGGCTCGGGGTGGGCCGAGTACACGGAGCGCGGCACGGTCTGCGGCATCCGACTCCCTTCCGGACTGGCCAACGGCGACCGCCTGCCGGCGCCGATCTTCACGCCCGCCTACAAAGCGCCGCTGGGCGAGCACGACGAGAACATCTCATTCGAGCAGACGATCCAGATCGTCGGTGAGCCGACCGCCGAAGAGCTGCGAGATCTCTCCCTGGAGATCTACGAGCGCGCCGCGCGCACCGCCGAGGCCCGCGGGCTGATCCTCGCCGACACGAAGTTCGAGTTCGGCCGCGACGAGACCGGGGTGTTGACGCTGGCCGATGAAGTGCTCACGAGCGACTCGTCGCGCTACTGGGACGCGGCCGGATATGAGACCGGCACGACACCGGCCGAGCGAATGGCGAGCTTCGACAAGCAGATCGTGCGCGACTGGCTCGCCGCGAACTGGGATAAGACCGGCGTTGCGCCGCAGCTGCCCGCCGAGATCGTCGAGCGCACTGCGGACCGGTACCGCGAGCTGCTCGAACGCCTCTCCGGCTGA
- a CDS encoding VOC family protein: MNEVLPAADKLAAATAMGAVTLLVGDLDEMTRYYRDVVTLQVVDAAADTVTLGRAGRAIVILRHEPALRHATPGSAGLFHTAILFETQAALAAALYSVARTAPGTFTGSADHLVSQAFYFTDPEGNGIELYWDRVRSDWSWVHGRIEMGTLYLDPNEFLREHLTEEAADGSTGAEAASIGHVHLSVGDVRTARAFYVDALGFDETAGLGDQAVFVSAGGYHHHMAMNVWNSRGAGPRMPALGLGRVDLALPDADVLGALGERLRDRGFQVRDDGRSLSFDDPWANVLNASVA, from the coding sequence ATGAATGAAGTGCTCCCGGCCGCCGACAAGCTCGCCGCAGCGACGGCGATGGGGGCGGTCACGCTTCTGGTCGGCGACCTCGATGAGATGACGCGCTACTACCGCGACGTCGTGACGCTCCAGGTCGTGGATGCTGCGGCCGACACTGTCACCCTGGGGCGCGCCGGCAGGGCGATCGTGATCCTTCGCCATGAGCCGGCGCTGCGCCACGCGACGCCCGGCTCAGCCGGCCTGTTCCACACCGCGATCCTGTTCGAGACGCAGGCGGCACTGGCCGCCGCGCTGTACTCGGTCGCCCGCACCGCACCGGGCACCTTCACCGGCTCCGCCGATCATCTCGTCAGCCAGGCGTTCTACTTCACCGACCCCGAGGGCAACGGCATCGAGCTGTACTGGGACCGGGTTCGCAGCGACTGGTCGTGGGTGCACGGCCGGATCGAGATGGGCACCCTGTACCTGGACCCCAACGAGTTCCTCCGCGAGCACCTCACCGAGGAGGCGGCGGATGGATCGACCGGCGCGGAAGCGGCATCCATCGGGCATGTCCACCTCTCCGTGGGTGATGTCCGCACCGCCCGTGCGTTCTACGTCGATGCACTCGGCTTCGACGAGACGGCGGGCCTCGGAGACCAGGCTGTGTTCGTGAGCGCTGGCGGCTATCACCACCACATGGCGATGAACGTCTGGAACTCCCGCGGCGCAGGTCCTCGGATGCCTGCGCTCGGCCTGGGTCGCGTCGACCTCGCACTCCCGGATGCCGACGTGCTCGGGGCGTTGGGCGAGCGACTCCGCGATCGCGGCTTCCAGGTGCGCGACGACGGGCGCTCGCTGAGCTTCGACGACCCGTGGGCGAATGTGCTGAACGCGAGCGTCGCCTAG
- the purD gene encoding phosphoribosylamine--glycine ligase, with the protein MRILVLGSGAREHAIILALRSEAATHDIFAAPGNAGIARDAEVVALDANDPAAVTVFADEHAIDLVVIGPEAPLVAGVADSLRKRGIPAFGPGRAAAQLEGSKTFAKRIMDAAGVPTGRAVRAATLAEVEAALDDLGAPHVVKADGLAAGKGVLVTDDRAAALAHAAAYLPVGAVLIEEFLEGPEVSLFFLSDGDRVLPLSPAQDYKRLSDGDAGPNTGGMGAYSPLPWLSDLFGDEDTFVHHVTTEVAEPVIRRLDAEGTPFIGLLYAGLILTPDGIKVIEFNARFGDPETQVVLPRLIDPLSELLLAAASGTLEDHPRPAFADAVAVTVVLASEGYPEAPVTGRTVTGTDAAAGVEGVHLAHAATADRGGALVATGGRVLGVVGLGTTFAEARERTYRGIAEIGLEGGQYRTDIALRVVED; encoded by the coding sequence GTGAGAATCCTGGTCCTCGGCTCTGGCGCGCGCGAGCACGCCATCATCCTCGCGCTTCGATCCGAAGCCGCGACCCACGACATCTTCGCCGCACCGGGCAACGCGGGGATCGCCCGCGACGCGGAGGTCGTCGCGCTCGATGCGAACGACCCCGCGGCGGTCACGGTCTTCGCCGACGAGCACGCGATCGACCTCGTGGTGATCGGACCCGAGGCCCCCCTCGTCGCCGGTGTCGCCGATTCCCTCCGCAAACGCGGCATCCCCGCCTTCGGACCCGGCAGGGCCGCTGCGCAGCTCGAAGGATCCAAGACCTTCGCGAAGCGGATCATGGATGCCGCGGGCGTGCCGACCGGCCGCGCGGTGCGCGCCGCCACCCTGGCCGAGGTCGAGGCCGCGCTGGACGACCTCGGTGCGCCTCACGTGGTCAAAGCCGACGGCCTGGCGGCCGGCAAGGGCGTGCTCGTGACGGATGACCGCGCCGCCGCCCTCGCGCACGCGGCCGCGTATCTCCCGGTCGGCGCCGTGCTGATCGAGGAGTTCCTCGAGGGGCCGGAGGTGTCGCTCTTCTTCCTCAGCGACGGCGACCGCGTACTGCCCCTGAGCCCCGCGCAGGACTACAAGCGACTGTCCGACGGCGACGCCGGCCCCAACACCGGCGGGATGGGCGCGTACTCACCGCTCCCCTGGCTGTCGGATCTGTTCGGCGACGAGGACACCTTCGTCCATCACGTCACGACCGAGGTCGCCGAGCCCGTCATCCGCCGCCTCGACGCCGAAGGCACGCCGTTCATCGGGCTGCTCTACGCCGGCCTGATCCTCACCCCCGACGGCATCAAGGTCATCGAGTTCAACGCGCGCTTCGGCGATCCCGAAACGCAGGTGGTGCTCCCCCGCCTGATCGATCCGCTCTCCGAGCTGCTGCTGGCCGCAGCATCCGGAACCCTCGAAGACCACCCGCGCCCGGCGTTCGCGGACGCCGTCGCCGTGACGGTCGTGCTGGCCAGCGAGGGCTACCCGGAGGCGCCCGTGACCGGGCGGACGGTGACCGGGACGGATGCCGCGGCCGGCGTGGAGGGCGTCCACCTGGCGCACGCCGCGACCGCCGACCGGGGCGGGGCGCTGGTGGCGACCGGAGGCAGGGTGCTGGGTGTCGTGGGCCTGGGGACGACGTTCGCCGAGGCGCGCGAGCGCACGTACCGGGGAATCGCGGAGATCGGGCTCGAGGGCGGTCAGTACCGGACGGACATCGCGCTGCGGGTCGTCGAGGACTGA
- a CDS encoding PadR family transcriptional regulator translates to MKDAVDRLTPLGLMVLALLREGEMHPYEMIRLMRIRRDDRMVTITNGTLYHTVGRLERAGLVAEVGVDRDGNRPERTTYAVTDAGTRAVSDWVRRELVRVDRPAEFRIALAEAHNLDRTEVVDLLRTRREDLAAQCTQHEDGLRGALEKGVPEQYLLELDRERTLLRSDLAWLDHTIDRIIGDALPWGAHEPTERYLEQRKLARQ, encoded by the coding sequence GTGAAAGACGCCGTCGACCGCCTCACCCCGCTGGGGCTGATGGTGCTCGCGCTGCTGCGCGAGGGCGAGATGCATCCCTACGAGATGATCCGCCTCATGCGCATCCGTCGGGATGACCGCATGGTCACCATCACCAACGGAACGCTGTACCACACGGTCGGCCGCCTGGAACGGGCCGGTCTTGTCGCCGAGGTCGGTGTGGACCGCGACGGCAATCGCCCCGAGCGCACGACCTACGCAGTCACGGATGCCGGGACCCGAGCCGTCAGCGACTGGGTCCGCCGCGAGCTGGTGCGCGTCGACCGCCCGGCCGAGTTCCGGATCGCGCTCGCCGAGGCGCACAACCTGGACCGCACCGAGGTCGTCGATCTCCTGCGCACGCGTCGGGAGGATCTTGCCGCGCAGTGCACGCAGCACGAGGACGGGCTGCGCGGAGCGCTCGAGAAGGGTGTCCCCGAGCAGTACCTGCTGGAGCTGGACCGCGAGCGCACGCTGCTGCGCAGCGACCTCGCGTGGCTGGACCACACCATCGACCGCATCATCGGCGACGCGCTCCCCTGGGGCGCCCACGAGCCGACCGAACGCTATCTGGAACAGAGAAAGCTGGCACGACAGTGA
- a CDS encoding uracil-xanthine permease family protein, which translates to MPIWKLHGNGRTVAPGDVVRPDERLNWGATVAIGAQHVVAMFGATFLVPVLTGFPVSTTLLFSGIGTLLFLIVTRNKLPSYLGSSFAFIAPVTAATASQGMGSALAGIVAVGVMLAIIGFVVQFAGIAWIDRLMPPVVAGAIVALIGFNLAPVAWTNFQQQPLTATITLCSVILFSVLFRGFLGRISIFLGVVVGYLVAVISGEIDYSAVADAPWIGLPEFHLANFAAPGTWNVIAMFLPVVLVLIAENVGHVRGVATMTDASINRHTGRALIADGLATTLAGAYGGSGTTTYGENIGVMAATRVYSTAAYWVAGSFAILLSLSPKVGAVFNSIPPGVLGGVTTALYGLIGIIGIKIWVDNRVDFSRPVNQYTGAVALVMAIAGFTMQWGEFQLGAIVLAAAAALVIYHLGNAIARWRGSGADDGGPIPAVGQLGGDPH; encoded by the coding sequence ATGCCCATCTGGAAACTGCACGGCAACGGCAGGACGGTCGCCCCCGGCGACGTCGTGCGTCCCGATGAGCGCCTGAACTGGGGCGCCACCGTCGCGATCGGCGCCCAGCACGTCGTCGCGATGTTCGGGGCGACCTTCCTCGTGCCGGTGCTGACCGGCTTCCCGGTCTCGACGACGCTCCTGTTCTCGGGCATCGGCACGCTGCTGTTCCTGATCGTCACCCGCAACAAGCTGCCGAGCTACCTCGGATCCTCGTTCGCGTTCATCGCCCCGGTGACCGCCGCCACGGCCAGTCAGGGCATGGGGTCGGCGCTGGCCGGCATCGTCGCGGTTGGTGTGATGCTCGCGATCATCGGCTTCGTCGTGCAGTTCGCCGGCATCGCCTGGATCGACCGGCTCATGCCACCCGTGGTGGCCGGGGCGATCGTCGCGCTGATCGGCTTCAACCTCGCTCCCGTCGCATGGACGAACTTCCAGCAGCAGCCGCTCACCGCAACGATCACGCTGTGCTCGGTCATCCTCTTCAGCGTGCTGTTCCGCGGGTTCCTCGGGCGGATCTCGATCTTCCTCGGCGTCGTCGTCGGATACCTCGTCGCCGTCATCAGCGGCGAGATCGACTACTCCGCCGTCGCCGATGCGCCCTGGATCGGGCTGCCCGAGTTCCACCTCGCGAACTTCGCGGCACCGGGAACCTGGAACGTCATCGCGATGTTCCTGCCGGTGGTCCTGGTGCTGATCGCCGAGAACGTCGGTCACGTGCGGGGCGTGGCGACGATGACGGATGCCTCGATCAACCGTCACACCGGCCGCGCGCTGATCGCGGACGGCCTGGCCACCACGCTCGCCGGAGCCTACGGCGGCTCGGGGACGACGACCTACGGCGAGAACATCGGCGTGATGGCGGCGACGAGGGTGTATTCGACGGCCGCGTACTGGGTGGCCGGGTCCTTCGCGATCCTGCTCTCGCTCTCGCCGAAGGTGGGCGCGGTCTTCAACTCCATCCCGCCCGGCGTGCTCGGCGGGGTGACGACGGCGCTGTACGGGCTGATCGGGATCATCGGCATCAAGATCTGGGTCGACAATCGCGTCGACTTCTCCCGGCCGGTCAATCAGTACACCGGAGCCGTGGCCCTGGTCATGGCGATCGCCGGCTTCACGATGCAGTGGGGCGAGTTCCAGCTCGGTGCGATCGTCCTGGCCGCCGCGGCCGCGCTGGTGATCTACCACCTGGGCAACGCGATCGCCCGGTGGCGCGGATCGGGCGCGGACGACGGGGGTCCGATTCCCGCGGTGGGTCAGCTCGGCGGCGACCCGCACTGA
- a CDS encoding TfoX/Sxy family protein, whose amino-acid sequence MKDEEGAARAHAIFDPIAAEYLTKPDVDIGPMFGSEGLRIRGKIFAFVGYRGGLVVKVPESRADEIVAAGTAQRMVMREREMREWLTVDRGEHESWASLIAEAFAYVDEITP is encoded by the coding sequence ATGAAGGACGAAGAGGGAGCAGCGCGGGCGCACGCGATCTTCGATCCGATCGCGGCCGAGTATCTGACGAAGCCCGATGTCGACATCGGCCCGATGTTCGGCAGCGAGGGGTTGCGCATCCGCGGCAAGATCTTCGCGTTCGTCGGCTACCGCGGCGGGCTCGTGGTCAAGGTGCCCGAGTCGCGCGCCGACGAGATCGTCGCTGCCGGAACCGCGCAGCGGATGGTGATGCGCGAGCGCGAGATGCGCGAGTGGCTGACGGTCGACCGCGGGGAGCATGAGAGCTGGGCTTCGCTGATCGCCGAAGCCTTCGCCTACGTGGACGAGATCACCCCGTGA
- a CDS encoding sterol carrier family protein: MPSRIPTDAGRAALSAVRAAGASAQKPPRTDLATAVRYLLQLLVEKAPGGSVEVRVPPFGAVQVIDGPRHTRGTPPNVVETDPATWIALALGEERWADAAASGRILASGIRADLSDLLPLRP, translated from the coding sequence ATGCCCAGCAGGATTCCGACGGACGCCGGCCGCGCGGCGCTTTCGGCGGTGCGGGCCGCCGGCGCCAGCGCGCAGAAGCCGCCCCGCACCGACCTCGCGACCGCGGTCCGCTACCTCCTGCAGCTCCTGGTGGAGAAGGCGCCGGGCGGGTCGGTCGAGGTTCGCGTGCCGCCGTTCGGCGCCGTGCAGGTGATCGACGGTCCTCGGCACACGCGGGGAACCCCGCCGAACGTGGTCGAGACAGACCCGGCGACCTGGATCGCACTGGCGCTCGGAGAAGAGCGATGGGCGGATGCCGCGGCATCCGGTCGCATCCTCGCCTCGGGCATCCGAGCCGACCTCAGCGACCTGCTTCCGCTGCGTCCGTGA